TTGGCATTTAATGAAAGACCAATGAAGACTAAACATCCTTAGAGGCATGAAGGAATGAAGTCTAACAGTAGATGGCCAGAGTACTGAGTGAGATTCTTCAGAAAATGTTATTCTTGGTGCGACCCAGATCCTACTATAAAGATACCAGAAATACAGACACAAAGGGCCAAATCTATGtcaatttatttatatacagTTTATTACCACTACCAAATAGTAAGTTTTTTAAGACCAAGAACCCGTTGTCTATTCATCATAGCTGACTTCTATgccaagaaaaaatgttttaaataagaagTTATGTAATATATGAGTGGCTATTGGGACTTTAACACTCCTTCTGTATGGAATATTCACTAAAACATAGAGGTAGAAACCTTTATCTGTGgctgaaaataaaatctttgaggACAAAAAGAATCATCAAAGGAAGATGGGCTCTTTGGATGAGAAACTCAATAGAGACTTACTAAATGTTTATTGTGTGTAAATCACTATTCAGGACACAACAATGAAGACGTGCTCAGTGACATCATGGATGTAATCATATTCCTGTTCACTATTTCATTACATATCCTATTCTCCTGAGCTCTCACCTCTGATACACCTTCTGAAAGAAGAGTAAATGAGACAGAAATAACAATATTACAGAATTTGTCCTCCTGGGCTTTTCTCAGGATCCTGATGTGCAAAATGCATTATTTGTCATGTTTTTACTCACATATATTGTGACTATGGTGGGGAACCTACTCATTGTGGTGACTATTATTGCCAGCCCCACCTTGGGCTCCCCAATGTACTTTTTCCTTGCCTGCCTGTCATTTGTAGACGCTGTGTATTCCACCACCATTTCTCCCATATTGATTGTAGTCTTACTTTGTGATAAAAAGACTATTTCCTTCCCAGCTTGCATGGGCCAGCTATTTATAAACCACTTGTGTGGTGGTACTGAGATCTTCCTTCTGGTGGTAATGGCCTGTGATCACTATGTGGCCATCTGTAAGCCACTGCACTATCTGACCATCATGAATCGACAGGTTTGCATCCTTCTCTTGGTGTTGGCTGTGACTGGAGGTTTTGTGCATTCTGCATTTCAAATTCTTGTTGTGTACAGTCTCCCCTTCTGTGGCCCCAATGTCATTGATCACTTTTTCTGTGACATGTACCCATTATTGGAACTAGCATGCACTGACACCTACTTTATAGGCCTCACTATGGTTTTCAATGGTGGAGCAATGTGTGTGGTCATCTTTACCCTTCCACTCATCTCCTATGGAGTCATCCAAAGCTCCCTTAAAACTTACAGTCAGGAAGGGAGGCATAAAGCCCTGTCTACCTGCAGCTCCCACATTACCGTGGTTGTCATGTTTTTTGTTCCCtgtattttcatatatgttaGACCTGTTTCAAACTTTCCTATTGATAAATTCATGagtgtattttttacatttattacacCGATGTTGAACCGTTTTATATACACATTGAGGAATTCAGAGATGAGAAATGCTGTAGAAAAACTCCTGTGTAAAACTAACTATATTTAGAATAAGAGTGTCCAACCTCCTGTAGGTAAGGAGGTATGTAGACAAGATCTTCCCATTGAAGTTTTCAGACTTTGAAGGATAATTCAAGGATCCCAAAATGGAAAGGCAGGACTTAGATGCTCCCAGCTCAATTAAGAAGTCATCCCATCATGGCATCTGTTTGAAGTTCAAGATCTCAACCTCTGTATCCAGACTGAGAGTGGATGGGACTGCTTGGGTTCAGGTCCTATtatgcacattttaaattatgttttttctcTATTACACATCTATTGAGTCAGGGTATTTCTTCCATATGCCCAACACAGAATGGAGAAAGGGAGGAATAGGTAAATAAACTAAATGTTCCTGTTGAAAAGGGAAGGCTATGGTGCTTCcctctgggtaatttatttaaaggcTTGTGGAATATAAAAGCACCATATTCACAAATGTTTTTGAAACTGGCCCTTCTCAGATTTGAGCTGAAACTCTATTTGCCATCAGAAAATACTCGTAAAAATCTTAGAATTATGTTTGTATAGTTAAAGTACTTTTCAGACACACCATTAAATTTTTCTGAAGTCTTTTCAACGTGTCTTAACATCCACAACTTTGAAATGACTTTTATTTTGATGACCTTTCTTACTTTTAGAATACTCAGCTCTTTGCAGAGACTGGAAAGGGAAATCACTTTTATCTTTGAGACCATCAAATTCTGGCTCTTTTTGGTTTCTTGTAAATTGTGTCTGAAAATGTAACAGTTAATCttttaagtaatatatatttctttaaaaatctatgaCTTAAGATACAATGCTATAAGAAACACTGTAACTTTCAATATTCTATTTGGAAATTTTAGCCAAATCCACCTATTCACTtaagtacattttttattttctaccttaCTATAGGTGACAGAATTACTAAATTTTTTCAGCACTAGATAGTGACTCACTTTTtttacagcctccagaacagttACATCTGTATTTTCAGCCTTTACTTATGATATCCTGAAGCCCCCTATTTTTGTATACTAAAGCCAATGCCATA
This genomic window from Pan troglodytes isolate AG18354 chromosome 9, NHGRI_mPanTro3-v2.0_pri, whole genome shotgun sequence contains:
- the LOC746705 gene encoding olfactory receptor 4A8-like, encoding MFLLTYIVTMVGNLLIVVTIIASPTLGSPMYFFLACLSFVDAVYSTTISPILIVVLLCDKKTISFPACMGQLFINHLCGGTEIFLLVVMACDHYVAICKPLHYLTIMNRQVCILLLVLAVTGGFVHSAFQILVVYSLPFCGPNVIDHFFCDMYPLLELACTDTYFIGLTMVFNGGAMCVVIFTLPLISYGVIQSSLKTYSQEGRHKALSTCSSHITVVVMFFVPCIFIYVRPVSNFPIDKFMSVFFTFITPMLNRFIYTLRNSEMRNAVEKLLCKTNYI